A region from the Trachemys scripta elegans isolate TJP31775 chromosome 22, CAS_Tse_1.0, whole genome shotgun sequence genome encodes:
- the CALR3 gene encoding LOW QUALITY PROTEIN: calreticulin-3 (The sequence of the model RefSeq protein was modified relative to this genomic sequence to represent the inferred CDS: substituted 1 base at 1 genomic stop codon), whose protein sequence is MSWXRRLVRLQLFPGCAGEDCFPAGGSGIGPEMGPLALALLFWAALSAARALVYFREQFMDGVKWQDRWMNSQYKSDYGKFRLTAGKFYGDAVRDKGLQTSENSKFYAISSRFKPFSNKGKSLVIQYTVKHEQKIDCGGGYIKIFSSNLDQKNMSGDSQYYIMFGPDICGSETKKVHVILNYKSKPHPMKKRIRCKVDGFTHLYTLILRPDQTYEVKIDNEIIESGNLEDDWNFLPPRKINDPTAKKPKDWDDVPQIDDPNDVKPEDWDEPEYILDTSAEKPEDWDNATNGEWQPPMIKNPLYRGEWKPRKIDNPNYKGVWPCPQIENPNYSPDFNIYSYENISIIGLDLWQVRAGTIFDNFLITDDEQYAEDFGDDTWGETKDPEEKMNIKQTEEEKKRERAKEEKRFRERFNRKVEKQKESGKTKLNRITVKKEDL, encoded by the exons ATGAGCTGGTGACGGCGTTTGGTTCGGTTACAGTTGTTCCCGGGCTGCGCGGGTGAAGACTGCTTCCCTGCCGGGGGAAGCGGGATCGGTCCAGAAATGGGGCCCTTGGCCCTCGCCCTGCTTTTCTGGGCAGCGCTCAGCGCCGCCCGCGCCCTCGTGTATTTCCGGGAGCAGTTTATGGATGGAG TTAAATGGCAAGACAGATGGATGAATTCTCAATATAAATCCGATTATGGGAAATTTAGACTAACAGCTGGGAAGTTTTATGGAGATGCAGTCAGAGATAAAG GTCTACAAACTAGCGAAAATTCTAAATTTTATGCCATTTCATCACGATTTAAACCATTTAGCAATAAAGGAAAATCTCTGGTCATTCAGTACACAGTAAAACATGAGCAGAAGATAGATTGTGGTGGTGGATATATTAAGATCTTTTCCTCAAACTTGGATCAGAAAAATATGAGTGGAGATTCACAGTATTACATAATGTTTG GACCAGATATTTGTGGATCTGAAACAAAGAAAGTCcatgttattttaaattacaagAGTAAACCTCATCCAATGAAGAAACGAATCAGATGCAAG GTTGATGGATTCACTCATTTATATACACTAATTTTAAGACCAGATCAGACTTATGAAGTAAAAATTGATAATGAAATCATTGAATCAGGCAACTTAGAAGATGATTGGAATTTCTTGCCACCAAGGAAAATAAATGATCCTACAGCAAAGAAACCCAAGGATTGGGATGATGTACCCCAAATTGATGATCCAAATGATGTCAAGCCTGAG GATTGGGATGAACCTGAATACATTCTGGATACTAGTGCTGAAAAACCTGAAGATTGGGATAATGCAACAAACGGAGAATGGCAACCTCCTATGATCAAGAATCCACTATACAGA GGTGAATGGAAACCAAGGAAGATTGATAACCCAAATTATAAAGGAGTTTGGCCGTGTCCACAGATTGAAAACCCAAACTACTCACCAGACTTCAATATCTATAGCTATGAGAACATTAGCATAATTGGACTAGATCTTTGGCAG GTGagagctggaacaatttttgaTAACTTCTTGATCACAGATGATGAACAATATGCAGAAGACTTTGGAGACGACACCTGGGGTGAAACAAAG GACCCTGAAGAGAAAATGAACATAAAACAgactgaagaagaaaagaaaagggaaagggcAAAAGAAGAAAAGCGTTTTAGGGAAAGGTTTAACAGGAAGGTAGAAAAGCAAAAAGAATCTGGAAAAACTAAATTGAACAGGATAACTGTGAAGAAGGAGGATCtttaa